The segment TTTCATAGGAAAGAGTAATTCCTCCCATGGCAGGTCCAACAACTAAATCTATAGGTAGAGCTATTTTGGTAATTAATTGTTCACAGAGCTTAGCGGCAATAGGGGGATATTGTAAAATTTGGGCACATTGTAAATAGCGGTCACTATGTAAACCAGAAGTTAATAAAAAGTGACCAGTTTGTAAAGCATGATGCTTAATAAAGAGCTCTAATAATTCCTCTTTATTCATTTTCTTCCATCTCCTTTATAATTCTTAAAGCAGCCCTTCTAGGATCAGCCGCTTTAGTAATTGGCCTGCCAATTACTAAATAGTCTGCTCCCAGCTTAAGGGCTTCTTTTGGTGTCATAATTCTTTTTTGATCATTTATAGCTGCCCAATGAGGTCTAATTCCAGGGCAAACAATTTTAAAATCAGGGCCACAGGTTTTTCTAATTAAAGCTATTTCTTGTGGAGAAGCCACTACCCCATCTAAGCCTGTTTCTTGAGCTAATGATGCCAAATTAGCTACTGTTTTCTGTATGTTTTTTAAGCCTAATTCTTGTAACGTGGCTTCATTAAAACTAGTTAAAACTGTCACCGCTAAAACCAGTGTATCCTGTGCTTGGG is part of the Clostridia bacterium genome and harbors:
- the pyrF gene encoding orotidine-5'-phosphate decarboxylase: MRTKLIVALDYPTWSEAEALVQKLPEVKIFKVGLELYLASQGQAVSELKKRGKEVFLDLKFHDIPHTVRQAACQAAAQGVLMFNVHAWGGREMMKEAVQAAQAQDTLVLAVTVLTSFNEATLQELGLKNIQKTVANLASLAQETGLDGVVASPQEIALIRKTCGPDFKIVCPGIRPHWAAINDQKRIMTPKEALKLGADYLVIGRPITKAADPRRAALRIIKEMEENE